One segment of Belonocnema kinseyi isolate 2016_QV_RU_SX_M_011 chromosome 7, B_treatae_v1, whole genome shotgun sequence DNA contains the following:
- the LOC117177145 gene encoding inhibitor of growth protein 4 translates to MTSALYLEHYLDSLEHLPIELQRNFTLMRDLDARAQTLMKDIDKLADDYLKSVKKEPGDKDKDQLQTIQSMFNQAKAYGDDKVQLAIQTYELVDKHIRRLDSDLARFEAEIQDKALSSSRAQEESTGSKKGRKKLKEKEKRKKGTANASSEDEVKNARKKQKKVTSTGAVGSGAQADAASLGHPADVLDMPVDPNEPTYCLCHQVSYGEMIGCDNPDCPIEWFHFTCVGLTTKPKGKWYCPKCNQDRKKK, encoded by the exons ATGACCTCAGCGTTGTATTTGGAGCATTATTTAGACA gtttagagCACTTGCCCATAGAATTACAAAGGAACTTCACGTTGATGAGAGATTTAGACGCCAGAGCTCAAACCTTAATGAAAGATATTGACAAATTAGCAGATGATTAtctaaaaagtgtaaaaaaggaACCCGGCGATAAAGATAAAGATCAGCTTCAAACGATACAGAGTATGTTTAACCAGGCGAAAGCCTACGGAGATGACAAAGTTCAACTCGCTATCCAAACCTACGAATTAGTGGACAAACACATTCGGAGATTGGACTCGGATTTAGCGAGGTTCGAAGCTGAAATTCAGGATAAGGCCTTGAGCAGTAGCAGAGCTCAGGAAGAAAGTACAGGGAGTAAAAAGGGTCGAAAGAAActcaaagagaaagaaaaaagaaagaagggaACTGCAAACGCGAGCAGCGAAGACGAAGTTAAGAATGCCcggaaaaaacaaaagaaag TTACTTCGACTGGAGCTGTTGGCAGTGGAGCACAAGCTGATGCTGCATCGCTTGGACATCCAGCTGACGTTTTGGACATGCCCGTGGATCCAAACGAACCAACTTACTGCTTGTGTCATCAAGTTTCATACGGAGAAATGATTGGTTGTGATAATCCAGAT tgCCCCATTGAATGGTTCCATTTCACCTGTGTTGGTCTAACCACGAAACCAAAAGGAAAATGGTACTGTCCGAAGTGCAATCAAGATCGAAAGAAGAAATAA
- the LOC117176250 gene encoding beta-1,3-galactosyltransferase 6 yields the protein MLRKKLYVKINIPTLIIIVSLLLFSVHYFSSIRCASREKITSKNNKSKYRLIVLVLSAPDHLEQRDTIRKTWLSEKYSDVKYLFAIGTLDIHPDQRVTLQSEKQKFNDLLLLAKLQDSYHTITKKILKSFVHVYNEYDFDFLLKCDDDSFALINGILKELDHWESKGTKRYLYWGFFNGKAQVKRSGPWKETGWIFCDYYLPYALGGGYVLSINLVEFIAKNADVLKLHNSEDVSVGLWLSPVANIERKHDVRFDTEYRSRGCSNRYLITHKQSIDNMRNLHESYQSSGTLCAQEVQSRMSYQYNWTVPPSQCCNRQSGIP from the exons ATGTTGAGGAAAAAATTGTACGTCAAAATAAACATCCCAACCTTAATAATAATCGTATCACTACTGCTCTTTTCCGTTCACTATTTTTCGTCCATTCGATGTGCCTCAAGGGAGAAAATAacatcgaaaaataataaatcaaaataccGTCTCATCGTCCTTGTCCTCAGCGCTCCGGATCATTTGGAACAAAGAGATACAATTCGGAAAACCTGGCTCTCTGAAAAATACAGTGATGTTAAATATCTTTTCGCAATCGGCACTCTGGACATTCATCCTGATCAGAGAGTCACTCTTCAGTctgaaaaacagaaatttaacgACCTTCTACTTCTGGCAAAGTTACAGGATTCGTATCACAccataaccaaaaaaattttaaaatctttcgttCATGTTTATAACGAATATGATTTTGACTTTTTACTCAAGTGTGATGATGACAGTTTTGCATTAATAAATGgcattttaaaagaattggatCATTGGGAGAGTAAAGGGACGAAGAGATATTTGTACTggggattttttaatggaaaagctCAAGTTAAAAGAAGTGGTCCTTGGAAGGAAACTGGATGGATTTTTTGTGATTATTATTTACCTTATGCTCTGGGCGGTGGATATGTTTTATCCATCAACCTTGTTGAATTCATTGCCAAGAATGCTGATGTTTTAAA ACTGCACAATTCGGAAGACGTTTCTGTCGGCCTATGGCTATCACCAGTCGCAAATATTGAAAGAAAGCATGACGTCCGATTCGATACAGAATACCGATCCAGAGGATGTTCAAATCGATATCTAATTACCCATAAACAATCAATCGACAATATGAGAAATCTCCACGAATCTTACCAATCAAGTGGCACTTTGTGTGCACAAGAAGTACAAAGTCGAATGAGCTACCAATACAACTGGACTGTCCCACCTAGTCAGTGTTGCAATCGTCAATCTGGTATCCCATAA